A single region of the Elusimicrobiota bacterium genome encodes:
- a CDS encoding D-lyxose/D-mannose family sugar isomerase, with protein MITKQQFVSARKRALVYFKNAGIVLTKPELNRIEVADFGLNELNQTGLELLVYVNTTRCCAKELVLFPYQTCPEHRHPPIKGEQGKEETFRCRWGKVYLYVPGKKVVRPKARIPKHRVKCYTAWHEVVLNPGEQYTLKPNTLHWFQAGDKGAVVSEFSTKSRDEADIFTDPEIQRITKVK; from the coding sequence ATGATTACAAAACAACAGTTTGTATCAGCACGGAAACGCGCATTGGTATACTTCAAAAACGCGGGGATTGTGTTAACAAAACCCGAACTCAACCGTATAGAAGTTGCAGACTTCGGGTTGAATGAACTTAACCAAACCGGGCTAGAACTTTTGGTTTATGTAAACACCACGCGCTGCTGCGCAAAAGAGCTGGTTTTATTCCCATATCAAACCTGCCCGGAACACCGTCATCCACCAATAAAAGGTGAACAGGGTAAAGAAGAAACGTTCCGTTGCCGTTGGGGTAAGGTTTATCTATACGTCCCGGGGAAAAAGGTTGTACGCCCAAAAGCAAGAATACCTAAGCACCGTGTGAAGTGTTATACAGCCTGGCATGAAGTTGTGTTAAACCCTGGGGAACAGTATACACTGAAACCAAACACGCTCCACTGGTTTCAAGCAGGGGATAAAGGCGCGGTAGTATCAGAATTTTCTACAAAAAGCAGGGATGAAGCCGATATTTTTACTGATCCTGAAATACAAAGGATTACTAAGGTAAAATAA
- a CDS encoding aldose 1-epimerase family protein, with product MPKIFYSKLTKKQLTSRTGDMLQFGGIRIAELADGRERGVRIADIRTGTGLNYTVVPDRAMDIAYAEYKGMPLCYISPTGITHPSYYNPAGLEWLYSYNVGLLNTCGLTYFGAPCTDNGQQLGIHGRLGNTPARNVAVKNEWVGDDYKFSITGIMVEAAIFNSNLWMTRKISGTLGTAKIFIEDTVENRADTKKEFMMLYHTNLGYPLLSEESKLIIPSVKITPRDAEGAKGLNTWQKMHTPVRGYKEQVFYHKLRTAKDGTVRVGIENKRLGIRFYIKYNTSQLPCFIQWKMLGEGTYVLGLEPGTNFVEGRAKERAEGRLRYLKPGEKRTINIEYGVEEI from the coding sequence ATGCCAAAAATATTTTATAGTAAATTAACAAAAAAACAGTTAACCTCCCGCACAGGCGATATGCTGCAGTTCGGAGGTATACGTATCGCAGAACTTGCGGATGGACGTGAACGCGGGGTACGTATTGCTGATATCCGCACAGGTACGGGATTAAATTACACAGTCGTCCCTGACCGTGCAATGGATATTGCGTATGCCGAATACAAAGGTATGCCGTTATGCTATATTTCCCCCACTGGCATTACGCATCCGTCGTATTATAATCCCGCAGGGCTGGAATGGCTGTACTCCTATAATGTTGGATTATTAAACACCTGCGGGCTAACATACTTTGGCGCGCCGTGTACTGACAATGGACAACAACTAGGTATCCACGGGCGGTTAGGTAACACTCCTGCGCGTAATGTCGCCGTAAAAAATGAATGGGTTGGTGATGACTATAAATTTTCAATCACCGGTATAATGGTGGAAGCCGCAATATTTAATTCAAACCTCTGGATGACACGCAAAATCAGCGGAACTTTAGGCACCGCAAAAATTTTTATTGAAGACACCGTAGAAAACCGTGCGGATACGAAAAAAGAGTTTATGATGTTATACCACACAAACCTCGGATACCCACTGTTATCTGAAGAAAGTAAACTCATAATCCCATCGGTAAAAATTACTCCACGAGATGCTGAAGGTGCAAAAGGACTGAATACCTGGCAAAAAATGCATACACCCGTACGCGGGTATAAAGAACAGGTGTTTTATCATAAACTCCGCACCGCAAAAGACGGTACTGTACGTGTAGGGATTGAGAATAAACGGCTTGGTATACGGTTTTATATTAAGTACAACACTAGTCAACTACCGTGTTTTATACAATGGAAAATGCTGGGTGAAGGAACATATGTCCTAGGCCTTGAACCGGGAACAAATTTTGTGGAAGGCCGCGCAAAAGAACGCGCAGAGGGTAGGTTAAGATACCTTAAACCCGGCGAAAAACGTACGATTAACATTGAGTACGGGGTTGAAGAAATATGA
- a CDS encoding GIY-YIG nuclease family protein yields MVVDKKKLRQEYKNIQTVKGVFVIKNNKTGKVLLGSSLNIDGAFNRHRFMLNLGNHRNKELQNEWTEGGGEPSFTFEILETLKQKEDVAYNYDEDLSILELMWIDKYRPFAEKCYNENEKIRTV; encoded by the coding sequence ATGGTGGTTGATAAGAAAAAGTTGAGGCAGGAATATAAAAACATACAGACAGTTAAAGGCGTTTTTGTCATTAAAAACAACAAAACCGGGAAGGTGTTGTTAGGCAGTTCGTTGAATATTGACGGCGCATTCAACCGCCACAGGTTTATGCTGAATCTAGGAAATCATAGAAATAAAGAATTGCAGAACGAGTGGACTGAGGGTGGCGGCGAACCGTCATTCACATTTGAAATCCTTGAAACTTTGAAACAAAAAGAGGATGTTGCGTACAACTATGACGAAGACTTATCAATTCTTGAACTCATGTGGATCGACAAATACCGTCCGTTTGCGGAAAAGTGTTATAACGAAAACGAAAAAATACGTACCGTATAA
- a CDS encoding aspartate aminotransferase family protein, whose product MSKSKSWASVDLTKVPTIKVTPPGPKSKQVHERTTKYFKGLSSQVKLFPVVFESGKGVTLTDVDGNTYIDFSSGIYVTTLGHCHPKITEQVQKYAGLLMNAHDFSTPIKMKLVEKLASILPKGLTCMQFYDSGTAAVEAGLRVLRAATGKYEVMSFYNDFHGKTLGATSCALMTKGSGLRAPGFFLAPRPYCYRCPFKMKYPDCGLYCADFIKTVIQQQGSGSMAGIILEPIQGWGGSVIPPDGFMQKLRKICDELKILLYADEVLTSMGRTGKWLAMNHWDVVPDIVTMGKGFGNGFPVTAMVAREDFGGLFESISASSSYGGNPMACAAALASIEVIEEENLLQKSLDLGKYILKRLKKIEKTHHIVGEVRGRGCLLGIELIKDKKTKEPFNEAGKLIYQKAFRKGLAWIPAGHILRLSPPIVMDNEVADKGLDIIEEAIFEVEKEFGYTK is encoded by the coding sequence ATGAGTAAGTCTAAATCCTGGGCATCTGTAGATTTAACAAAAGTTCCAACCATAAAAGTTACCCCGCCGGGACCGAAGTCCAAACAAGTACACGAGCGTACTACCAAGTATTTCAAAGGCTTATCTTCGCAGGTAAAACTTTTCCCCGTAGTATTCGAGTCGGGGAAAGGCGTGACTTTGACCGACGTTGACGGGAATACCTACATCGACTTTTCTTCGGGAATATACGTTACAACACTAGGGCATTGCCATCCAAAGATTACGGAACAAGTGCAAAAATATGCGGGATTGCTGATGAATGCCCACGATTTTTCTACACCCATTAAGATGAAACTCGTAGAAAAATTGGCATCCATATTACCGAAAGGGCTTACCTGCATGCAGTTTTATGATAGCGGTACTGCTGCGGTGGAAGCCGGCCTCCGTGTGCTCCGCGCGGCAACCGGGAAGTATGAAGTTATGTCGTTCTATAACGATTTTCATGGTAAAACTTTAGGCGCAACCTCCTGTGCGTTGATGACCAAAGGGTCAGGATTGAGGGCACCCGGGTTTTTCCTTGCTCCGCGTCCGTATTGTTACCGCTGCCCGTTCAAAATGAAATATCCTGATTGCGGATTGTACTGCGCTGACTTTATAAAAACTGTTATCCAGCAGCAAGGGTCGGGTTCAATGGCTGGGATAATACTTGAACCTATCCAAGGCTGGGGCGGGTCAGTTATTCCTCCCGACGGGTTCATGCAAAAACTTAGGAAGATCTGTGATGAACTAAAAATATTGTTATACGCCGACGAAGTTCTTACTTCGATGGGAAGAACAGGGAAATGGTTAGCGATGAACCACTGGGATGTCGTTCCTGATATTGTAACTATGGGTAAAGGGTTTGGTAACGGATTCCCTGTTACCGCAATGGTAGCGCGGGAAGATTTTGGCGGGTTATTTGAATCCATAAGCGCATCAAGTTCTTATGGCGGTAATCCTATGGCCTGTGCAGCGGCATTAGCATCAATCGAAGTTATTGAAGAAGAGAACTTATTACAAAAATCGTTGGATCTCGGGAAATATATACTTAAACGGTTGAAAAAAATTGAGAAAACACATCATATAGTTGGTGAAGTACGCGGGAGAGGGTGTTTGCTAGGGATTGAATTGATTAAGGATAAGAAAACTAAAGAGCCGTTTAATGAAGCGGGAAAACTTATCTACCAAAAAGCTTTCCGGAAAGGGTTAGCGTGGATCCCAGCAGGGCATATCTTGCGGTTATCCCCGCCGATCGTTATGGATAACGAAGTTGCGGATAAAGGGTTGGATATTATTGAAGAAGCGATTTTTGAAGTAGAAAAAGAGTTTGGGTACACAAAGTAA